One region of Candidatus Saccharibacteria bacterium genomic DNA includes:
- a CDS encoding transcriptional regulator, producing the protein MIEQLFGSKTRVKLLHLFYENPNRSFYVREITRKIDEQINSVRRELANLLNIGIITSDSSNNKVYYEVNQKYSYYVPLQEIFGGQKPRKLRKATAIPAVAPSSDEAAGEVQAVTEAPVQVEVDEPAELKQLGNVEIAALMGQFTRDETSGVDVLIVGNVNRNALQKYVTELEEKEGKELRYTVFSLEDFRYRVQIKDRFISNVLLSKKQVLLDKQNLLG; encoded by the coding sequence ATGATTGAACAGCTATTTGGATCAAAAACGCGCGTAAAGCTTCTACATCTTTTTTATGAAAACCCGAACCGGTCATTCTATGTTCGTGAAATCACGCGCAAGATAGACGAGCAAATCAACTCGGTGCGGCGCGAGTTGGCTAATCTACTGAACATCGGTATTATCACGAGCGACTCTAGCAATAACAAAGTTTACTACGAGGTTAATCAAAAGTACTCGTACTACGTGCCTTTACAAGAAATTTTTGGTGGGCAAAAACCGCGGAAGCTTCGCAAAGCGACAGCCATCCCCGCAGTAGCCCCGTCTTCGGACGAGGCAGCTGGTGAGGTACAAGCAGTTACAGAGGCTCCCGTACAAGTCGAAGTTGATGAGCCAGCCGAGTTGAAACAACTAGGCAACGTTGAAATTGCTGCGCTGATGGGACAGTTTACGCGGGACGAAACGAGTGGTGTAGATGTATTGATTGTGGGAAATGTGAATCGCAATGCTTTACAGAAGTACGTAACCGAACTTGAAGAAAAAGAAGGTAAAGAGCTGCGTTATACTGTTTTTTCGCTCGAAGATTTTCGTTACCGAGTTCAGATAAAGGATCGATTTATATCAAACGTCCTGCTTTCGAAAAAGCAGGTGTTGCTCGACAAACAAAACCTACTCGGATAG
- a CDS encoding MBL fold metallo-hydrolase has product MDIQFYGANCVTITTKNVRLVFDDNLVQLGAKPVSREGDVCLFTAAHPEPVKGTKMTIDMAGEYEVSGVNILGIQARAHMDGDSERNATMYKVTAGDVRVLVIGHIYPKLSESKLEKIGLVDILLVPVGGTGYTMDPTGALQVVKEIEPKVFVPTHYADSELQYEVPQQSLEDALKAFGMEPKETTKKYQFKPAEMSDTTQLVILEKA; this is encoded by the coding sequence ATGGATATACAATTTTACGGTGCAAATTGCGTTACGATAACTACTAAAAACGTTCGTTTGGTTTTTGATGATAACTTGGTTCAGCTTGGTGCAAAGCCCGTGTCGCGCGAAGGCGATGTTTGTTTATTTACTGCAGCCCACCCTGAGCCAGTCAAAGGAACAAAAATGACCATAGATATGGCCGGTGAATACGAGGTGAGCGGTGTCAACATACTGGGTATACAGGCTCGGGCGCACATGGATGGTGACTCCGAGCGTAACGCAACTATGTACAAAGTTACGGCCGGTGATGTCAGGGTGCTTGTTATTGGGCATATCTATCCAAAGCTAAGCGAATCAAAGCTCGAAAAAATTGGCTTAGTAGATATACTGTTGGTTCCTGTTGGCGGCACTGGCTACACCATGGATCCGACGGGTGCCTTGCAGGTAGTCAAAGAAATAGAGCCAAAGGTGTTTGTGCCAACACACTATGCGGATAGTGAGCTACAATACGAAGTTCCTCAGCAATCTCTAGAGGATGCTCTCAAGGCTTTTGGCATGGAGCCAAAGGAAACGACTAAAAAGTATCAGTTTAAGCCAGCCGAGATGTCCGATACCACGCAACTAGTTATACTAGAAAAAGCCTAA
- a CDS encoding 50S ribosomal protein L28: MMQKCDLTGKGKQYGSNVSFSQRHTKKVWKPNLQTKTVEVDGKKVKLKISTQAIRTLKKKGLLA, encoded by the coding sequence ATCATGCAAAAATGTGATCTTACCGGCAAAGGCAAGCAGTACGGCAGCAATGTCAGCTTCTCGCAGCGCCACACCAAAAAAGTCTGGAAGCCAAATCTTCAGACCAAAACTGTTGAAGTTGACGGTAAAAAAGTAAAACTAAAAATCAGTACTCAAGCTATTCGCACCCTCAAGAAAAAAGGCCTCCTCGCGTAA
- a CDS encoding site-2 protease family protein, with product MTEFSPYYLFIVIICLLGAMTVHEFMHAYIGFKLGDSTARDEGRVSLNPLSHIDPFMTVVLPAITWAIFNVLFLAAKPVPFNPGRVKYEEYGAAMIAAAGPVSNLLLAIVTAFVLKTVALSGFAYDVMTTFLFLNVGLFVFNLLPIPPLDGSRVLYAFAPEPVQEFMERIEPYGFVIILALVVMGGLGGWLGTLNQAVLQAIV from the coding sequence ATGACAGAGTTTTCTCCTTACTACCTGTTTATCGTGATTATATGCCTGCTAGGGGCTATGACGGTGCATGAGTTTATGCATGCGTATATTGGCTTTAAGCTAGGGGACTCGACCGCCCGGGACGAGGGCAGGGTGTCTCTTAACCCGCTTAGTCATATTGATCCATTTATGACAGTCGTATTGCCAGCCATAACCTGGGCAATTTTTAATGTATTGTTTCTAGCCGCGAAGCCAGTTCCGTTTAACCCCGGGAGAGTAAAGTACGAAGAGTACGGAGCTGCTATGATAGCCGCCGCGGGGCCAGTGTCTAATCTGTTATTGGCCATTGTTACGGCATTTGTACTAAAAACAGTAGCGTTAAGCGGTTTTGCGTATGACGTCATGACGACATTTTTATTTTTAAATGTTGGGCTTTTTGTGTTTAATCTTCTGCCCATTCCGCCCCTAGATGGTTCGCGTGTGCTCTATGCATTTGCACCAGAACCCGTACAAGAGTTTATGGAACGTATCGAGCCCTACGGTTTTGTGATTATACTGGCGCTCGTTGTTATGGGTGGTTTGGGCGGGTGGCTGGGTACTCTCAACCAAGCGGTGTTGCAGGCAATTGTATAA
- a CDS encoding asparaginase: MTILFVQTGGTIDKDYPENDNNHGYYFEIGDPSFLRTLERANPDFSYQTMSVLRKDSLDMTDLDRKLVKKAVDSVKEERIVITHGTDTIHKTAKELSNIKGKTIILTGARLPEKFYDSEADFNLGMAIAGAQVLPHGIYIALFGLLIPWDKFNNK, encoded by the coding sequence ATGACAATACTTTTCGTCCAAACGGGTGGCACAATAGACAAAGACTACCCCGAAAACGATAACAATCACGGATACTACTTTGAGATAGGTGATCCTAGTTTTTTACGTACACTAGAACGAGCAAACCCTGATTTTTCATACCAAACAATGTCTGTACTGAGAAAAGATAGCCTAGACATGACCGATCTAGATAGAAAACTTGTCAAAAAGGCAGTCGATAGCGTCAAAGAAGAACGTATTGTTATAACACACGGTACCGACACCATTCATAAGACCGCCAAAGAACTATCAAACATAAAAGGCAAAACAATTATACTAACCGGCGCTCGCCTACCAGAGAAATTCTACGATTCAGAAGCAGATTTTAACCTTGGTATGGCCATTGCCGGCGCCCAGGTACTGCCACACGGCATATACATTGCATTATTCGGTTTACTGATTCCTTGGGATAAATTTAATAATAAGTAA
- a CDS encoding phosphoribosyltransferase, whose amino-acid sequence MSESAVAMPEVTSGLSITSGPMQGLLERLLAVPQRSSNDEFGQQEFVGSLALSATKPEHLPAMALPVLEFMEDVKPHIVIACDRGGRLFGLAVHAAWQRTRGGQPFPTLDGKLHFARISKTEDYDVLQAKIDIIIEASRRFGQQHGNEPADNEQLRVLFVDDWVTGGGTKQLAQLLMEKHSAQTYYGVMHGEDADVTGKREPDKNVSWRDRPEESGINYLSAIWEKPDGTIAQTLTAVAVPGVKARHNRWLIQEAARRLPTALVLGAAICYPTSTSR is encoded by the coding sequence TTGAGTGAAAGTGCTGTAGCCATGCCGGAAGTCACCAGCGGTCTCTCTATAACCAGCGGGCCAATGCAAGGATTGCTGGAACGTCTACTAGCTGTGCCCCAGCGATCGTCGAATGACGAGTTTGGACAGCAGGAATTCGTAGGCTCGCTAGCATTGAGTGCAACAAAACCAGAGCATTTACCAGCAATGGCCTTGCCAGTTCTAGAGTTTATGGAAGATGTAAAGCCACATATTGTTATTGCCTGTGATAGAGGTGGCCGCTTATTTGGTTTAGCTGTGCACGCTGCATGGCAGCGAACAAGGGGCGGCCAACCATTTCCAACACTTGACGGTAAGCTTCATTTTGCACGGATCAGTAAGACAGAAGACTATGATGTGCTTCAAGCAAAGATAGATATAATTATTGAGGCTAGTAGGCGCTTTGGCCAACAGCACGGAAATGAACCTGCCGATAACGAACAACTTCGAGTGCTATTTGTAGACGATTGGGTAACAGGTGGTGGCACTAAGCAATTAGCTCAGCTCTTAATGGAAAAGCACAGTGCACAAACATACTACGGTGTAATGCACGGCGAAGATGCAGATGTAACAGGAAAACGAGAACCAGATAAAAACGTTAGTTGGCGCGATAGACCTGAAGAAAGCGGCATAAATTATCTTTCAGCTATTTGGGAAAAACCAGACGGAACAATTGCTCAAACACTAACAGCAGTTGCTGTACCTGGTGTAAAAGCAAGACACAATCGTTGGCTTATACAAGAGGCAGCACGGCGATTACCTACTGCTCTCGTTCTTGGAGCTGCCATTTGCTACCCTACTTCTACCTCTCGTTGA
- a CDS encoding reverse transcriptase-like protein: MWTETKHGLYKQFVFSDFRLAWSFMEQVSAVVNRLGHHPRWQNEWNVVEFWLSTHEPTQCISDKDWELARAIDRLADGSHESGVAGDDDKTTTHVTEVQLYADGGSRGNPGPSASGYVVLDMSGRVLFSQGIFLGITTNNQAEYLALKHGLEAALQKCQAREVHVYMDSLLVVNQMKRIFKVKNRDLWPIHDAIQQILPKFEKVTFDHVPRELNKLADAEVNKALDVELQS; encoded by the coding sequence ATGTGGACTGAAACAAAACACGGCCTATACAAGCAATTTGTATTTTCTGACTTCCGCCTAGCGTGGTCGTTTATGGAGCAAGTGAGTGCGGTTGTGAATAGGCTAGGGCATCATCCGCGCTGGCAGAACGAATGGAACGTTGTGGAGTTTTGGCTGAGTACACACGAACCGACGCAGTGTATTTCAGACAAAGATTGGGAGCTTGCGCGTGCAATTGATAGGCTCGCCGATGGAAGTCATGAATCGGGGGTGGCAGGGGATGATGACAAAACAACAACACATGTAACAGAGGTGCAGCTGTATGCCGATGGTGGGTCTCGTGGTAATCCGGGGCCTTCGGCAAGTGGTTATGTTGTGCTCGATATGAGCGGAAGGGTGCTTTTTTCGCAGGGCATTTTTCTTGGAATTACAACAAACAATCAAGCCGAATACCTTGCACTCAAGCACGGGCTGGAAGCAGCGCTTCAGAAATGCCAGGCTCGCGAGGTGCATGTGTACATGGATAGCTTGCTGGTAGTAAATCAAATGAAACGGATTTTTAAAGTAAAAAACCGCGACCTGTGGCCGATACATGACGCCATCCAGCAGATTTTGCCCAAGTTTGAAAAAGTGACGTTTGACCATGTCCCGCGGGAGCTTAACAAACTAGCAGACGCCGAGGTCAACAAAGCGCTTGACGTCGAGCTACAGTCTTAA
- a CDS encoding ATP-dependent Clp protease ATP-binding subunit, which produces MAEITLHATRARKARLGASISPVFVMVLFAAGVLLVLCGLALLFSNIAVGWLFVGLAAIPVMCGVWDTYDLNDIPAGTGAGIDQILESSVLGKLPQDVTPKAIALAAPHSAAARFMIVRFELSAKVLSDLASDKPADAEAVWQLAEQYRVQLKSDILRGDMLVAALCVTQPGLAQLLPHLQLEPADLILGMRWYSRIQEIIKQAHMPRQNGGIARDWNFGYANLLERFGVNMSQQGAHGGMFNANLESHHAVTAQLQSVFAGEGRQNAAIVGKLGVGKTTIAQAFATNVMTGGGNVPGNLRYSQVIRLDAGTLIRFARNRTELEDIVQRLFVEAFRAKNIILFLDDAQLFFEESNGSVDLSSALMPIIESGRLRIFMAMDEQAYLRISQRNPALVSALNRINVTSGNEADTMSVLQEQIIRLESEHKVTFTHQGLKEGYRLSERYMYDLAQPGRAVRLLEQAARQANNGFVTAESVAAAIELSSGVKVAPPANDTAERDRLLNMEDLIHQRMVNQSRAVTAVSNALRRARAGVRNEKRPIGTFLFLGPTGVGKTELAKALAAVYFGGEDRIVRIDLNEFVRLEDVSRLIADGANEPHGLTASILKQPFSVVLLDEVEKAHPQVLTTLLQLLDEGVLRDVNNREVSFRDAIVIATSNAGAEQIRQLIDEGKKLEEFEDSIVDELIDRQQFRPEFLNRFDEIVVFRPLTEEELGQVVERMITEVNSTLKTQKIQVQLTPEAVQRLAAIGYDPRLGARPMRRVVQRSVEDLVAKRILEGTAQPGQTVTITDSDILTR; this is translated from the coding sequence GTGGCAGAGATAACATTACATGCAACTAGAGCCCGCAAAGCTCGGCTTGGTGCATCTATCAGTCCTGTGTTCGTCATGGTTTTGTTTGCTGCAGGGGTACTACTTGTTCTGTGCGGTCTGGCGCTGCTCTTTAGTAATATTGCAGTCGGTTGGTTATTTGTTGGGCTTGCAGCGATCCCCGTTATGTGCGGAGTATGGGATACGTATGACCTTAACGATATTCCTGCAGGGACTGGGGCGGGCATTGATCAGATTTTAGAGAGCAGTGTGCTTGGCAAATTGCCACAGGATGTGACGCCAAAGGCTATTGCGTTGGCTGCACCGCACTCGGCGGCGGCGCGGTTTATGATTGTACGGTTTGAGCTTTCTGCTAAAGTACTCAGCGATCTTGCCTCAGATAAACCCGCAGATGCTGAAGCAGTCTGGCAGCTAGCCGAACAGTATAGGGTGCAGCTGAAGAGTGATATTTTGCGGGGCGATATGCTCGTAGCAGCTTTGTGCGTGACACAGCCGGGTCTCGCGCAGTTGCTGCCGCACCTCCAGCTAGAGCCTGCCGATTTAATTCTTGGTATGCGGTGGTATAGTCGCATCCAGGAAATTATCAAACAGGCTCATATGCCACGCCAAAATGGTGGTATTGCTCGCGACTGGAACTTCGGATACGCAAATTTACTCGAACGATTTGGGGTTAACATGAGTCAGCAGGGAGCACATGGCGGCATGTTTAACGCAAATCTGGAGTCGCACCACGCTGTAACCGCACAGCTTCAGTCTGTTTTTGCCGGGGAAGGGCGTCAGAATGCAGCAATTGTTGGCAAGCTGGGGGTAGGCAAGACGACTATTGCACAGGCATTTGCCACAAATGTTATGACGGGTGGCGGTAATGTCCCTGGAAACCTACGGTACAGCCAGGTTATTCGACTCGACGCCGGTACGCTTATTCGATTTGCGCGCAATCGTACTGAGCTTGAGGACATTGTGCAACGTTTGTTTGTAGAGGCATTTCGTGCCAAAAACATCATTTTGTTTCTTGATGATGCGCAGTTGTTTTTTGAAGAAAGCAATGGTTCGGTTGATCTTAGCTCGGCGCTCATGCCGATTATAGAGAGCGGGCGACTAAGAATATTTATGGCTATGGACGAACAGGCGTATTTACGGATTTCACAGCGTAATCCTGCGCTCGTGAGTGCGCTTAACCGTATAAACGTGACCTCGGGCAATGAGGCCGACACCATGTCCGTTTTGCAGGAACAGATTATTCGTCTAGAGAGCGAACACAAGGTTACGTTTACTCACCAGGGTTTGAAGGAAGGTTATCGGCTGAGCGAGCGGTACATGTATGACCTTGCTCAGCCAGGGCGCGCTGTCCGCTTGCTCGAACAAGCAGCGCGACAAGCCAATAATGGTTTTGTGACGGCAGAGTCTGTGGCCGCAGCCATTGAACTATCAAGCGGTGTGAAAGTTGCTCCACCCGCCAATGACACTGCAGAGCGCGACAGATTACTGAACATGGAAGATCTGATTCACCAGCGGATGGTCAACCAGTCGCGGGCCGTTACGGCGGTGAGTAATGCACTTAGGCGGGCTCGGGCAGGGGTAAGAAATGAAAAGCGACCGATAGGTACGTTTCTGTTTCTGGGCCCGACAGGTGTTGGCAAAACAGAGCTCGCCAAAGCTTTGGCGGCGGTGTATTTCGGCGGGGAAGATAGAATTGTGCGCATTGACCTCAATGAATTTGTTAGGCTCGAAGACGTTTCGCGCTTAATTGCGGATGGCGCAAACGAACCGCATGGCCTAACAGCGAGCATATTGAAACAGCCGTTTTCAGTAGTGTTGCTAGATGAAGTCGAAAAAGCCCATCCACAGGTTTTGACAACGCTTCTGCAGCTCCTTGATGAAGGTGTGCTTAGGGATGTGAACAACCGCGAGGTCAGCTTCCGCGACGCAATAGTGATTGCGACGAGCAATGCCGGAGCAGAGCAGATTCGCCAGCTTATAGACGAGGGTAAAAAACTTGAAGAATTTGAAGACAGCATTGTAGATGAGCTTATAGACAGGCAGCAGTTTCGGCCAGAATTTCTCAACAGATTTGACGAAATTGTCGTGTTTCGCCCATTGACAGAGGAGGAGCTTGGGCAGGTGGTTGAGCGCATGATAACAGAGGTAAATAGTACGTTGAAAACCCAAAAAATCCAGGTGCAACTCACGCCCGAGGCGGTTCAGCGCCTTGCTGCGATTGGCTACGATCCAAGGCTCGGCGCTCGCCCAATGCGCCGCGTTGTGCAGCGCAGTGTCGAGGACTTAGTTGCTAAACGGATACTGGAAGGCACAGCCCAGCCTGGTCAGACTGTCACTATTACCGATTCCGATATTTTAACTCGATAA
- the rplT gene encoding 50S ribosomal protein L20, with protein MRVKRGVPGHAKHVKIRKATKGMSHPNRVSVKRGKQATTRALQFAYRDRRNRKRTFRSLWNVRINAAARENGTTYSRLISGLKAANIELDRKVLAELAVNEPKAFTAVVKAAKLEK; from the coding sequence ATGCGAGTCAAACGAGGCGTGCCAGGTCACGCAAAACACGTCAAAATCCGCAAAGCTACAAAGGGCATGAGTCACCCAAACAGGGTAAGCGTAAAGCGGGGCAAGCAGGCCACAACTCGTGCCTTGCAATTTGCCTACCGCGATCGCCGCAATCGTAAGCGCACCTTCCGCTCCCTGTGGAACGTCCGTATCAATGCCGCTGCCCGCGAGAACGGTACGACATACAGCCGTCTTATCTCTGGTCTGAAGGCAGCTAATATCGAGCTAGACCGTAAGGTTCTAGCCGAGCTAGCAGTCAACGAACCAAAGGCTTTCACCGCAGTCGTCAAAGCCGCCAAACTCGAAAAATAA
- the rpmI gene encoding 50S ribosomal protein L35, which produces MPKLKSHSGTKDRVRVTKNGRVRVRHSHASHFLQKKSGARKRKLAGLETLNATNSKIIRKKLGV; this is translated from the coding sequence ATGCCAAAACTCAAGTCTCATAGCGGCACTAAAGACCGCGTACGAGTAACCAAGAACGGACGTGTTCGTGTCCGTCACTCACACGCTAGCCACTTCTTGCAGAAGAAAAGCGGCGCACGCAAGCGCAAGCTGGCTGGTTTGGAGACATTGAACGCAACCAACAGCAAAATAATACGTAAGAAGCTGGGGGTCTAG
- a CDS encoding translation initiation factor IF-3 yields the protein MHGSNQGEASIGTSTRLNGQIRAPEVRVIDADGKQLGVMSSREAYTLAQEQELDLVEISPAANPPVCKIVDWGKFNYQKTKQAQKNRLNNKILDMKQMRFGLKIGDHDLGVKMKKVTGFLEAGHKVKITLFFRGRELAHKDIGFKLAERVIDSFGDTIAVDQQPQLTGKQLSFVIRGVAVKAPKPASDPTDKSLLN from the coding sequence TTGCACGGAAGTAATCAAGGAGAAGCTAGTATCGGCACAAGTACACGCCTGAATGGACAGATTCGGGCACCAGAAGTCAGGGTCATCGATGCAGATGGCAAACAGCTCGGCGTGATGAGCTCGCGCGAAGCGTATACGCTTGCGCAGGAACAGGAACTCGACCTCGTCGAGATATCGCCAGCAGCAAATCCGCCCGTCTGCAAAATAGTCGACTGGGGTAAGTTCAATTACCAGAAGACCAAGCAGGCACAAAAAAACCGCCTGAACAACAAAATTCTTGACATGAAGCAAATGCGTTTCGGACTCAAAATTGGCGACCATGACCTTGGTGTCAAAATGAAAAAAGTTACCGGTTTTCTCGAAGCCGGACACAAAGTGAAAATCACACTTTTTTTCCGTGGACGCGAGCTAGCACACAAAGATATTGGCTTCAAACTTGCCGAACGAGTCATCGACAGCTTTGGCGACACTATTGCCGTCGACCAACAACCGCAGCTCACAGGTAAACAACTTTCATTTGTTATCCGCGGCGTCGCCGTGAAGGCTCCAAAGCCTGCAAGCGACCCAACTGATAAATCATTATTAAATTAA
- a CDS encoding ATP-binding protein encodes MSLAHRVVLLFDELPKFGRVTIEALRQPLETRTVTIAQAKETAEYPAYSYSSQLLTPALADITAQVNLSVAFHTAPSNIVVNYLDQSLTELIFALMCMKLATVVYSIAAKLMAPVQRKCEQKLPQREPNSQSALVKLLSSTPT; translated from the coding sequence ATGAGTCTCGCGCACCGCGTCGTTTTGTTATTTGACGAATTGCCCAAATTTGGCCGGGTCACCATCGAAGCCCTGCGCCAACCGCTTGAGACCCGAACCGTTACTATAGCTCAAGCAAAAGAAACAGCAGAATATCCTGCCTATTCATATTCATCGCAACTGCTAACCCCTGCCCTTGCGGACATTACGGCACAAGTAAACCTTAGCGTTGCCTTCCACACCGCACCGTCCAATATCGTCGTAAACTACCTGGACCAATCCTTGACCGAATTGATATTTGCGTTGATGTGCATGAAATTGGCAACGGTCGTTTACTCAATAGCGGCAAAACTGATGGCCCCAGTTCAAAGGAAATGCGAGCAAAAGTTGCCACAGCGCGAGCCAAACAGTCAAAGCGCTTTGGTAAAACTGCTAAGCTCAACGCCGACATGA
- a CDS encoding ATP-binding protein yields MTRTEMLEVTHLHSLARNDFSRLVTLRPFRSPHHSASTVAVIGGGNSVRNESRAPRRFVI; encoded by the coding sequence ATGACTCGCACTGAAATGCTTGAGGTCACACACCTTCATAGCCTTGCCCGTAACGATTTCAGTCGACTTGTGACGCTGCGACCATTTCGCTCTCCACACCACAGTGCCAGTACTGTTGCTGTGATAGGTGGCGGCAACAGTGTGCGCAATGAGTCTCGCGCACCGCGTCGTTTTGTTATTTGA
- a CDS encoding ATP-binding protein: MKSQSIQAVVKNGQHGLVVDIECQLTKGLPAIIIIGYATKAVDEAKERIRNAFASSRLELPIERITVNLAPADIPKENTGFDLAIVAAILRASGQCRFVPEHTAIIGELGLEGSVRPVRGIIGRLLAGKHHNIRTFIIPVDDLDQASRVPDIKLVPVSSLTQLYGFLNNNHEPYVIATSDSPVSAPTEHVTDEDSLTLEDVVGQALGKRAVEISAAGGHNVLLGGPPGTGKSMLAKILPAFCPP, translated from the coding sequence ATGAAGTCACAGTCTATCCAGGCGGTGGTGAAAAACGGCCAACATGGTTTGGTTGTCGATATTGAGTGTCAGCTTACGAAGGGTCTGCCGGCGATCATTATTATCGGCTACGCAACAAAGGCTGTCGACGAGGCCAAGGAGCGCATACGCAATGCATTTGCCAGCTCACGGCTTGAGCTGCCTATTGAGCGTATTACTGTGAATCTTGCCCCTGCCGATATTCCCAAGGAAAACACTGGTTTTGATCTGGCAATTGTGGCGGCAATTCTACGCGCCTCAGGCCAATGCAGATTCGTGCCAGAGCATACAGCAATTATCGGCGAGCTTGGCCTTGAAGGCTCAGTTCGTCCCGTACGCGGCATAATTGGTAGGTTACTCGCCGGAAAGCATCATAATATACGCACTTTCATCATTCCTGTCGATGACCTCGACCAGGCGTCACGAGTACCAGATATCAAGCTCGTTCCAGTCTCATCGCTAACACAGCTCTACGGCTTCCTGAACAATAACCATGAACCATACGTCATTGCTACGTCTGATAGCCCAGTTTCTGCGCCTACTGAGCATGTGACGGACGAGGATAGTCTTACTCTTGAAGACGTTGTTGGCCAGGCGCTCGGTAAGCGAGCCGTCGAAATCAGTGCTGCAGGTGGTCACAATGTCCTACTTGGTGGGCCACCAGGAACCGGCAAAAGCATGCTTGCAAAAATACTTCCAGCCTTCTGCCCGCCATGA